CGGAGCATCAATTGTACCACAAGGTGGTGTTACAGAACCACGGACGATGGCACGATATTCTCTCGAAATCGTATGTTCTCTTACCATTTGAGAGAGGATACTGGAACTGACCATATGTTTTGCGATAATCGTCAGACCGGAAGTGTCACGGTCCAGGCGGTTGGTACAACGGAAGATAAATGGTTTTCCTTGCTGTTCGTAATACCAGGCCAATGCATTTGCAAGAGAGTTGTAATAATTATTTTGTGATGGATGGATTGGCATGCCGGCAGGTTTGTTGATGACAAGAATATCTTCATCTTCGTAAATGATATTTAGCGGAAGTTCTGTCGGTGGAATCTTCTCGGAACATTCAGTTTCCTGAATGCGGATAGTAAGCGTGTCATCCGTATGAAGGTGTTCATTTAGATGAAGCCAGACTCCGTTTACAAGAATGCTTTCGTGCATCTTCTTTAACTCCGTAAGATTCTGGCGAGAGTAATCTTGGCGGCGTAAAAACTGTTCGATGCGAAGCCCGGAATCGGATTTAGATATATGGTAAGTGATTGTGCGGTTCATGTAATTTGAAAATCTCCTTTTATAGTCTGAAAATAGTGTATCATATTTGTCAACTAGGGAACCACAGGGACGGGGATAACTGGCTCTTTTGCGAGCAAAAGAGCCAGTTATCCCCATCCCTGTGGTTCCCTGTGGTTCTACTTGTCAACTATACTATCAATTGTGTATAATAGAAAAATCAGAAAAACACTGAATATGAATTTACGAGAGGTAAGAAAGACAAGTATGGATATTAATCAGAGATTAACAGAAGAACTTCAGGTAAAACGCTGGCAGATTGATGCAGCGGTAAAATTAATAGATGAGGGAAATACAATTCCATTTATTTCACGATATAGAAAAGAAGCAACTGGTTCATTAAATGATGAGCAGTTGAGAAAGTTATATGAGAGACTTGTGTATCTTCGCAATCTGGAAGAGAAGAAGGAACAGGTGTTATCAAGCATTGAAGAACAGGGCAAGCTGACAGAAGAGCTTAAAGCACAAATTCTTGCGGCAGAAACGCTTGTTGTTGTGGAGGATTTGTATCGTCCATATCGTCCGAAGAGAAGAACGCGTGCGACGATCGCGAAGGAAAAAGGACTGGAACCTCTGGCAGCATTGATCACATTGCAGCAGACGAAAGTTGCACTGGAAGAGGAAGCACAAAAATATATATCAGAAGAAAAAGATGTGAAGACAGTGGATGATGCCATCGCAGGAGCAAAAGATATCATTGCAGAATCTATTTCAGATGAGGCGGACTATCGTAGCTGGATTCGTAAGCAGACAATGAAAAAAGGTAAGCTGGTGTCAACAGCAAAAGATGCCGAGGCAGAGTCTGTCTATGAGATGTATTATGAATTTGAAGAAGCTTTGAGTAAGCTGGCAGGACACCGTATACTTGCGTTGAATCGTGGTGAGAAAGAAAAATTCCTGACAGTAAAGATTGAGGCACCGGAAGACGATATTTTGCGTTACATAGAAAAGCAGGTGATACACCAGGATAATCCATATACGACACCGGTTTTAAAAGCGGTTGTGGAAGATAGTTATAAACGTCTGATCGCACCGGCGATTGAGCGTGAAATTCGAAGCGAATTGACAGAGACGGCAGAAGATGGCGCAATTGAAGTATTTGGCAAAAACCTTCATCAGCTTTTGATGCAGCCGCCAATTACAGGTCAGGTCGTGCTTGGATGGGACCCGGCATTTCGTACAGGATGTAAACTGGCAGTAGTGGATGCGACTGGAAAAGTAATCGGCACAACAGTCATTTACCCGACAGCACCGACTACTCCGGCAAAGATTAAGGCATCGAAGGATTTGCTTAAGAAAATTATTCCAAAGTACCATGTGTCATTGATTTCTCTTGGAAATGGAACGGCTTCACGTGAGTCTGAGCAGTTTATTGTAGAGTTATTAAAAGAGATGCCGGATCAGCATGTGCAGTATGTAATCGTAAATGAGGCCGGAGCTTCGGTATATTCGGCAAGTAAGCTGGCAAGCGAAGAATTTCCAAAGTTTGATGTAGGACAGAGAAGTGCGGCATCAATCGCACGCCGTTTGCAGGACCCACTGGCAGAGCTTGTTAAGATCGATCCAAAATCCATCGGTGTCGGTCAGTATCAGCATGACATGAACCAGAAGAAACTGGGTGAATCTCTGAATGGTGTGGTAGAAGATTGTGTAAATAAAGTCGGTGTGGATCTAAATACAGCGTCTGCCCCATTATTATCTTATATTTCAGGTATTTCCAGTGCCATTGCAAAAAATATTGTTGCATATCGTGAGGAAAACGGAACATTTGCAGACCGTAAACAATTATTAAAGGTTGCAAAACTCGGACCAAAAGCATTTGAGCAGTGCGCCGGATTTATGAGAATCCAGGGCGGAAAGAATCCTTTGGATGCCACAGGAGTACATCCGGAATCTTACGAGGCAGCAGCGAAGCTTCTTGAAAAACAGGGCTTTTCACTGGACGATATCAGAAATGGTAATCTGACCGGATTGTCATTGACGATCAAGGATTATAAGAAACTGGCAGAAGAACTGGAAATTGGTGAAATTACATTGCGAGATATCGTAAAAGAACTGGAAAAACCAGCAAGAGATCCGCGTGATGAGATGCCGAAACCAATCCTCCGCACAGACGTACTGGAGATGAAAGACTTGAAAGAAGGCATGGTTTTAAAAGGAACTGTGCGAAATGTAATTGATTTTGGTGTATTTGTTGATATCGGAGTACATCAGGATGGGCTCGTACACATTTCACAGATTACAGATAAATATATCAAACACCCATTAGAAGCAGTCAGTGTGGGCGACATCGTAGATGTTAAAGTAATGAGTGTGGATTTGA
This Ruminococcus hominis DNA region includes the following protein-coding sequences:
- a CDS encoding RluA family pseudouridine synthase, with protein sequence MNRTITYHISKSDSGLRIEQFLRRQDYSRQNLTELKKMHESILVNGVWLHLNEHLHTDDTLTIRIQETECSEKIPPTELPLNIIYEDEDILVINKPAGMPIHPSQNNYYNSLANALAWYYEQQGKPFIFRCTNRLDRDTSGLTIIAKHMVSSSILSQMVREHTISREYRAIVRGSVTPPCGTIDAPLSRKPGSIIERTVDFEHGERAVTHYQVLEEKNGHSLVSLHLETGRTHQIRIHMKYLGFPLIGDYLYNPDMEFMSRQALHSYRMQFTHPITGEHMDFIAPLPEDMQVLGFDH
- a CDS encoding Tex family protein, with protein sequence MDINQRLTEELQVKRWQIDAAVKLIDEGNTIPFISRYRKEATGSLNDEQLRKLYERLVYLRNLEEKKEQVLSSIEEQGKLTEELKAQILAAETLVVVEDLYRPYRPKRRTRATIAKEKGLEPLAALITLQQTKVALEEEAQKYISEEKDVKTVDDAIAGAKDIIAESISDEADYRSWIRKQTMKKGKLVSTAKDAEAESVYEMYYEFEEALSKLAGHRILALNRGEKEKFLTVKIEAPEDDILRYIEKQVIHQDNPYTTPVLKAVVEDSYKRLIAPAIEREIRSELTETAEDGAIEVFGKNLHQLLMQPPITGQVVLGWDPAFRTGCKLAVVDATGKVIGTTVIYPTAPTTPAKIKASKDLLKKIIPKYHVSLISLGNGTASRESEQFIVELLKEMPDQHVQYVIVNEAGASVYSASKLASEEFPKFDVGQRSAASIARRLQDPLAELVKIDPKSIGVGQYQHDMNQKKLGESLNGVVEDCVNKVGVDLNTASAPLLSYISGISSAIAKNIVAYREENGTFADRKQLLKVAKLGPKAFEQCAGFMRIQGGKNPLDATGVHPESYEAAAKLLEKQGFSLDDIRNGNLTGLSLTIKDYKKLAEELEIGEITLRDIVKELEKPARDPRDEMPKPILRTDVLEMKDLKEGMVLKGTVRNVIDFGVFVDIGVHQDGLVHISQITDKYIKHPLEAVSVGDIVDVKVMSVDLKKKRIQLTMRGISQ